CAGTGGGCTAGAGCCTGAACCATGCTATGGTTGGAAAAGAGTTATCAAAGAAAACAAAAACTCAAAAATTAGCCCTGCAACATTGGCTTGAAGCTGTAAGTACGTTCGAAAGTGAAAGCGACCAACATTTCTTCTATACTTAACGAGCACGCTATAGGATCCGGTGTTGAAGCATACAAGCTGTTAGAAAAACCGGTACTTCTACCTACCAGGTCATGTCGGGATTGAGATTACCGAGGTAAATTTCATACATCTCTGCAACTGACATATATCTACGACATTGCTGAAAACAACTCATGTGCATTAGCCCATAAAAAACAGCAACCTACATAACTGCTAAAGTTCTTTTAGTATGTGTATTCCTATATGTCATTTACCTAATTACGATTAATACTATGATGTCGACTTTGAGTCATAAAACTGGGGTTCATTTTGGTTTGAATTGTAGGATTATAGGAAAATACTTGAAGAAACATCCGTTATGTTTATAATCGATCCAATCATGACATCAAAAAGGTGACcaacttccgccgcaacgcgcggaccTCTAAAACTAGTTGAACATATTTGTCGAAAGTATAATTCCCttaaccaaggttgcaaaattcgctattcggggattaatcggtcgggactttagaaggattaatcggagattaatcggagattaatcggattgtactgtatacatttaaatattaaattttaaaaattatatttgtaactatagaaaaaaatcattaatataaagatatttttaacataattgtctaaattattcattttgcttcaaaactacAAAATTTTAGTTTAAATTCATTTTAAAATGTTAACAATTTTTTACTTTAACTGACTTTGCTTAttaaattcgattttgatccatcaattgacgttgacagtttaattaaacgaatttttgaaaatcggaacgaattgctcctaaaaatgattaattGAGGATTAGtcagcgagtaatcgggttttttacaacactgccttAACTATTCCGTGAGAAAATGCCAAAAGCGGAAAGAGTTAACTACTACAAATTCATCATACGTCCTTACTCCTTACACGTGTACCAAACCAAAAAGGCCGAAATCATTTTGACCGTCAGATCTGACACAAAAactaaatattttatttttattttatttttttacgttACAGAGTGGAGCACCACAAGGTCCCTCCCCCCGACCATTTTCCACGCTCTCTCAACtcaatttaatttaataaataaataaataaataaatccatAAATAAGTTTCAATAGAATTCTGTCTGTGTTTAAGATTCTTATTACATTCACATTCTGCATATTCACAAATCACTTTGAACTACTCATAGTTAGTATTTATTCAATCAAGTTGAAATTTGAGCTTAAAATTAAAATCTAGGGTTTTGCTTTTTCTATTATGTTCCAGGTTAGTTGAGTTAATTCaaatttacttattatttttttcttcattATATTGCAATTGGAACATGTTCAAGGTTCAATTGAACTCGATAGTAGTATGATTTTGTGTTCCCCTTGATTATCTATGATACTGTGTATAGTAATTTATTCCGTGCAAATATGAATTTATAACTGTCGGTTGGTATATTATTAGGGAAATTTCATTAATGCAGGCACATATCATTGAATTATATACACGTGCAATGTTTATTATATGCAGCAGCTTCGTATTTTAATTACTTAAACTACTTACTGTGTTctgatataaattttgtttttgtttttggttattttgtgtgtgtgtgtgtgtgttttcttCCGAAAAAGGAGATATCAACTGCTTGTAGCCATGATCTAGGGTTAGTTGAATTTGATAGTAATATGATTTTGTGTTCCCCTTGAGAGTTGAGGCCTTGATTATCTATGATGCTGTGTATAATAATTTGTTATGTGCAAATATGAAATTATATAATTGTGGGTTGAATACTTTTTTAGGGAAATTTCAATGCAGGTGCATATCATTGAGATACATACATGTGCATTTTTTAGGTTCTAATGATTATATGCAGCAGCTTCATTTTTAATTACTTAACTGGAGTACTTATTAACAACAACAACTGGAGTACTTATTAAGTTatgatataaatatagatatattcttCTTATGAAAATTAAGTTATCAACATATTTATGTATTGCATTATCTGATATCTGATATCAACATATTGTGCATCTTTTTTTATTCAAGGTTGGACAATTTGTATCGGAAATCGACTTCAAACTTGACTGTATAGATAAGTTAACTTGCTAAATTTGAAGCATCCGGTTTTGTTATAATCAAGTTAGTAAATAGTTTATTCAGAACAAGATGGGAACAAATACTCGCAGGTTCTTAACTCATTTCCCTTGATGTCAAATCGATTGAGAATTCTTCTTATTAGAAAAATATAATAATTGTTAACTTTTTATCGTTTATCGTTGTTTTGGTGCAGTACAAGACCACCGAATGAGACAATGAGGCTAATAGTAACAACTTTCATCAGTGTTGTGCTTGGAATATTTTTAGGAGTGTCTTTCCCAACAATTTCATTGACTAAGGCATGGTTAAAAATTTAACTGTAATTGATTTATGTGAATCTGAATTAGTTTATTATCTTGTCTTCAAGATTACGGGTGTTCATTGGTTCAGTTTTCGGTTTCCTCTGTATATTCGGTTTGGTTTTGAAAATTTTGGAGGCAAAATTGAAAATCGAAACCGCATTTATTTCAAAATAACCAAATTCAAATccgtttcctttttttttttttttttttttttttttttgggtttcatTCGGTTCATTTTTTGAGTAAATCGGTTTGAAACCAAATACTGAACACCTTAAGTCAAGATGGGTGAAAAAcaagaataaaaaaaaatatacttttatttttTAAACAGATGAACCTCTCATCTACGTTACTTCCGTCCATTGATCTTGGTTACATAGAGGATAAGTACTCAGGTCTCACGTCCCAAGCACTCTTAAATATTTGGTCTTCGCTTAGGCGTAATAAGGGAATACACGAACCTGAGGACACAAAGgtaatttacacacacacacacgcgcgcGTATAATTCATTATATGTATCGGTAGTCTAAAAGATGGTGATGCAGATTTGGGTTCCAACAAATCCTCGAGGTGCTGAAAGGCTACCCCCGGGTATAGTTTCACCCGAGTCTGATTTTTACCTCCGCCGATTGTACGGTATGCCTAGTGAGGTAATTTAGCTAATTAATCATAGCTTATTAGTTAATTTATTATTTGTTATATATTTTTTGGGTAATTATTTGATAGGGTGAAACTTGCAGGACTTGATTATTAAACCAAGGTACCTTGTAACCTTTACTGTGGGTTATGAACAGAAGGACAACATTGATAAAGCAGTGAAAaaggttttatttattttttaattatttttttatgtGCGTGTGAACCGATTTAATTGTCGCAAAACAGTTTTCAGAAAATTTCTCGATTCTGCTTTTTCACTATGATGGTCGGGCAAGCGAATGGAATGAATTTGAATGGTCACAGAGGGCGATACATGTTAGTGTTCTTAAGCAAACTAAATGGTAACGTTTGGTTTTTTCCAAATATTGTTTTGAATTTAAAATTCAAAATAATTTGAATAGTTGATTGATGAAAAATATTGCTGGCTTTAGGTGGTATGCAAAACGTTTTTTGCATCCGGATATTTTGGCACCGTATGACTATATCTTCATCTGGGACGAGGATCTTGGATTGGAGGATTTTGACGCcgaaaggtatatatatatatatatatatatatatatatatatatatatatatatatatatatatatatatatatatatatatgtttaaaatcTTAATTTGTGTCCTATTATTAACTGGAATATATTAGATTTTCAAGACAATATGATACATTTGCAGGTATATAAGTCTTGTCAAGAAGCATAATTTAGAAATTTCCCAGCCAGGTTTGTCAGCTAATAGTGGACTAACATGGCAAATGACAAGGAAACGAGATGATACCGAAGTACACAAGTAAGCAACAAAACTTCCGCTTGATTGTTTTGGCTTAGTTTCAGGTGTTATTTAATACATACATCTTGTGttgatttttttcttcttcttttttttcttttttttttataacggTGTTGCACTCTCAGAGATGCCGAGGAAAGAGATGGCTGGTGTGCGGACCCACATTTGCCACCTTGTGCAGCGTATGTTTACCACGTTCTCAAATCTCAATAAATAGACAGGCTTTTCTTTGTAGTACACATGGTGGCGTTAATTTCGATCTAGTTACTTACAAATGGGCCCTATTGGGTTTTGATTTCATCTCAAACGGGTCAAATGATTTTCTTTTTAGGTTAAACGTCAAATTGCTTGAAAGAGTCCCAAGATCTACTTCTTAATTTTGTGATTGTTTATTACCTACAATCGATATAGTTATGGTTgtcataataattatattatattagttaacgtattatgaattttttttgttttaaaatgtaaaaataagTGTATGTGGGTCAACCTTGTTTTTACCTTGCAGTAAAATGGGCTGAATTTACCACTGTTGTATAAATCTCAATTAATCCTCGATTACTCCTTTTAAGAACAGACCAAACCGATATTAGAATATCTGTTTAATTATTCGATTAAATCCCGAATCGCCTATTACTCCCTCCAAAGTCCCAACCAAATATTTTCCTAGTAGCGAGTTTTGCAACCTTGGTTTTAACCAGTAACTGTTTGACCCATCAGCTGATTCGTCCATCTTGCCACTTCTTATATACATCATCTACACTTAACAAAAGCTAATTCTTTCTTATGAAACAATCATACACAGATTTGTTGAGATTATGGCTCCTGTTTTCTCCCGTAACGCTTGGCGTTGTGTTTGGCATATGATCCAGGTTTATATCCTTTATATTAGGATATTCACTAGAAAatgcatatatattaaatattttttATTATCTAACTCTCTCGTACTTCGTTTTATGCAGAACGATTTGGTCCATGGGTGGGGACTTGATTTCGCTCTAAGAAGATGTGTTGAGGTGAGGGCTCATATCGACTTCATGTTACCAAAACTTTGCTTATTACCTAATTTTTACAACCGTAACGATTAGTTGTTTCTTAAAACAGCCTGCTCACGAAAAGATAGGGGTCGTAGATGCACAGTGGATTGTTCATCAAACAGTTCCTTCACTTGGGAACCAGGTGAGTCCTTTTACTTGGAGGTGGCAAATTGGGCACCTCAGGAAGTTTGGGTAACGGGTCGGGTCAACAATTTCTGTtgatctttattttattttatatattatatatttccgCATATCAAACTTACTATGACACTGTAATTCTGTTATTGACATTACTCGTTTCATATTTGTCAGGGCCAGGCTGAGAATGGGAAGGCAGCATGGGAAGGGGTATGAGATCAAGAACACAgacttttttatttattattatttaatatttgcATTCCAGTCTACTATATGATTAAGGTTTCAATTGTTTTGTTATCAGGTGAGGGAGAGGTGTAATAACGAGTGGGCGATATTTCAAACACGAATGATGGTGGCAGATAGAGAGTACATCAAAGCCAATTCACTACATTAAATTAGTTCTGCAAACATTTAGCGTGGAACTAACTGGTTCATCGAAAATGTTGTATGTACCTACAAAAATCATTCGTTATAACGATATTAGAGGTAAATTTCGATAAATAAGTACAAGGATCTTATGTCACAaatcatgtatgtatgtatgttggaGACTTCATTATTATAGAAGGTGCACATATTAGAATGAGTTAAGGCCATAAAAATGCAACATAAGTATATGTTGTTAGATATAAATAGTTCAGGTATGATTTTGGTAATTTGAGCGAAGTATGTGGCATTTATATTTATATGCTCTAATAATGATAACTTATTATTGTTTAGGTGGTTTTGTTTTATTGGGTTTGTTCGTATTGTTAGGTTGCCTGGCAGTTTTAAGAAGTTGGGTTTTTTGTTTGGTTTTCGCTTGATTTAGCTCGCCTAGGTAGTTTTAGGTTGTTGGGTTGTTTATTTTGGTTTCCGTTTGATTCGCCTCGCCGTTAGATACCTTCAAGCTTTTCACGTTACGGTTTTTGTCGTCGTTTTGTTGAGATGTTTGTTTTGTGTATTGTTTTAATGGATTCTTTCATGATTGTTGAAAGTCTATTGGtttatatattcttgtttttatCGCTAAAAAATTGAAACTATAGTCCTCCAAATGATAACAACTTTATATAATAAGCTACTTCCGCAATATTTTATAGGGATTTTTCAAAGTGTAACCCTTTGGGCTATACTTAAAAAATTAGACAAAATTTCTCTTCAAATTTGTACCAAATGTCTTAGGTGACTTTAAACTATTTTTTTTGACTTCGTTGACCTTGAACTAACACGATATTTCACGGATGACCATGGTGCTAACGAAGTTAACTTATGGCCGTTAAATTTAATCAAATGCACATCAGAGTATTTTAGTCCACATAAATTAATAGATCTGTACCACTTCAACCTTCGTTCCCTATTACCCTGCATACAAATAACATTAGTCATTATCTTCTTCTCCAAAAAACCTTTGTAAACGAATTCAAAACGAGTTAAACTGCATTAGATTCAATGTTGATAGAGAATCTAATTCGATTCGATCCAAAAATGGCATCGATCAACTAAAGAACTGTATCAGAAGATGGCATCGATTTGATCATAATGTGGCATTTGATTACACTTCAGGAGACTTTAAACCTGTTTCAGTAAAACTTCATATAGTTGGGGGTTTTCACTTTAGTCATTTAGCCCatcaactagtgaaatgacccgtggaatatattttaggtattaagtgaacgtaaatgttaaagtcatttagtttaatgacccgtgaatcaCAGATTCCGAATAAAAACttgtcatttttataaaaatattgatatacttaacttgtttagaataaatgaactacatttattctcccacgatTTTCTTCCAATTTTCATTGCAATTACTAtttcattacaacattttattgagacatgtatttcgtatacatatgtaacgtaattaatcacgtaaacagaatccatatttgaataataataataataatataatatgtaataataataataataaagttgctctaaaattgagtatttatatttttaacaataattattagtaataacaaatgactctttaacttttttaaatttttttttaaagtacAATTATTAtacgaaggttgtacaatatgcttcaatgtTTGTACATGTGTTAAtggggtgttttgtaaaagattgtacaatttttttaaagtttgtacataatgcttcaaatattgtacatatggttacgtggaggtgttttaccataaagtttgtacataatgcttcaaatattgtacatatggtcatgagaggTTTTATCgtaagattgtacataatgcttcatatattatacaatgaacatgttaataattttattaaatataattaattattttaatgacattatCATGAGGGCAGGGGCGGAACATTTAAGGGAccaaagggggtatccgccccccCTCGATTTCgggagaaaaaaaaaatttacactaaaaaaataatatttttacgaaaaaataaggttttttttagtgttcaCCCCCCTCGATTAGTTTCGCCCCCTCCCGAGTCggggtcaagttccgccactgcatGAGGGCCTTAGAAATTTTATCTTTACTTTTGAATTTTTGTTAAACTTGAACAATTCTTATTTTCTTATTTATGACTCATCGTCATTTTAGAAATTTACATGAtactatacataaaatacaaccccatttgatttatcattaatgATAATTCTTGCTACTTTTTCCAAGGGTTGGTTTCTCTCGTTCCATTATAGGTGTGTTTTTCTTTTTAATATTTTTTCCCGATTGAGGCAATGTACTGATTCTTTTATAAGTTTGTCATTTGTTTTCTAAAAATCACCCTACTGCTCATGTATTCGTGTATGATAAATAAATAGTATGATATTTTTTTGTctattgatattaataaattatttcTTCTTACATTTTGCAGGGAATAAACTGAGAAACAGAGGGCTCACGAAAGGTATATGAAGATGCATGAACAGGGAAAACAGATCAAGCAAAGGACTTAGGTGAGCCTACAAAATTCAGTTTACCTTTATGAAGTTTCAAACGTTAACCTATTTTCTTGTGATAGAGATATTTTTTTATACTCTTTTTCTTATGGAATTATACGCTATGTAACAGTTCTTATGGAATTATACGGAATGTAACAGTTCTTCAACGTGGACTAAAATACCCTCACGTGTCGTGCACATGATTAAACttaaacggtcaaaagttaacTTTCGTTAGCATCAAGGTCATCCGTGAGATATTGTGATAGTTCAAGGTCAAGGAAGTTAAAAAAATAGTTTAAGGTCACCTAAGACGTTGGTTACAAAGTTGAAGGACCAACAGTAAAATTTTGTCAAAAAATTAAAATGTGCACAGATGATAGTACAACAAGCAATTGGTCCACTGCGCGATGCTACAGTAAAGTTAAGAATTTAGAAAAGTCACAGGTTATCGCAAAAAGTTGCTGGTTGTTACATACAAAAGGTTATTACATGAGTTTGCATACATTGCATAGTCACATGCTCTTTTTGATCTTGGAATGTCTTTCCTGCACTTGTAGTTAGCGAAAGTTGTCCAACATGACTGTAACATCCGGAATATATTAACACAATCTAATAAG
This window of the Rutidosis leptorrhynchoides isolate AG116_Rl617_1_P2 chromosome 7, CSIRO_AGI_Rlap_v1, whole genome shotgun sequence genome carries:
- the LOC139856854 gene encoding uncharacterized protein isoform X1, with the translated sequence MGTNTRSTRPPNETMRLIVTTFISVVLGIFLGVSFPTISLTKMNLSSTLLPSIDLGYIEDKYSGLTSQALLNIWSSLRRNKGIHEPEDTKIWVPTNPRGAERLPPGIVSPESDFYLRRLYGMPSEDLIIKPRYLVTFTVGYEQKDNIDKAVKKFSENFSILLFHYDGRASEWNEFEWSQRAIHVSVLKQTKWWYAKRFLHPDILAPYDYIFIWDEDLGLEDFDAERYISLVKKHNLEISQPGLSANSGLTWQMTRKRDDTEVHKDAEERDGWCADPHLPPCAAFVEIMAPVFSRNAWRCVWHMIQNDLVHGWGLDFALRRCVEPAHEKIGVVDAQWIVHQTVPSLGNQGQAENGKAAWEGVRERCNNEWAIFQTRMMVADREYIKANSLH
- the LOC139856854 gene encoding uncharacterized protein isoform X2; amino-acid sequence: MGTNTRSTRPPNETMRLIVTTFISVVLGIFLGVSFPTISLTKIWVPTNPRGAERLPPGIVSPESDFYLRRLYGMPSEDLIIKPRYLVTFTVGYEQKDNIDKAVKKFSENFSILLFHYDGRASEWNEFEWSQRAIHVSVLKQTKWWYAKRFLHPDILAPYDYIFIWDEDLGLEDFDAERYISLVKKHNLEISQPGLSANSGLTWQMTRKRDDTEVHKDAEERDGWCADPHLPPCAAFVEIMAPVFSRNAWRCVWHMIQNDLVHGWGLDFALRRCVEPAHEKIGVVDAQWIVHQTVPSLGNQGQAENGKAAWEGVRERCNNEWAIFQTRMMVADREYIKANSLH